From the Anguilla anguilla isolate fAngAng1 chromosome 8, fAngAng1.pri, whole genome shotgun sequence genome, one window contains:
- the hepacam2 gene encoding HEPACAM family member 2 isoform X1: protein METFSSTFLPLLWTVTSLLSGTYCSPYVRVPTILHGTYGHSLLLPVEDFVHSEDVEIYFNWNFRGPTEDMPTLLVAFQNQKDINMDKSRFSFQPPNASLLIHSLDQTMEGEYWLAFYITFPNGSFVRENNPVRIMVHVPVSVPVIKKSPATEVVEDKENVMWMCSVENGTRVRYQWFQDDRPVRAGARHTLSPDNSSLVISPVRKEDIGEYSCVVENFISKETSAPVALNIFYGPYNLAVKSDQGLQTGGVFTVNPGELVFFDCLADSNPPNSCAWISKTNNATEVLMTGPRFEVTSYELAHTEEFLCRAFNNVTQKQDETEFTLVVASLGTGKEKHFQEGSAASPLTAIVIVSLIVIICMLVVLFRKSCHPHRADGDPTRKHCEEVDEVKIERLPHFLLTDISLRYPITPLPRVIMNIYNRPLTDQKGPHLSGHEDATEDFGIYEFVAIPGRAESTLASNRSLAGLESAQDLHTTIYDVIKHVPETPSQSLLK, encoded by the exons ATGGAGACCTTCAGCAGCACCTTCCTGCCACTGCTCTGGACAGTGACTTCCCTCCTCTCAG GCACCTACTGCTCCCCATATGTGAGGGTGCCCACTATTCTCCATGGCACGTATGGACATTCACTGCTCCTGCCCGTGGAAGATTTCGTCCACTCAGAAGACGTGGAGATCTATTTCAACTGGAACTTCCGCGGGCCAACCGAGGACATGCCCACACTGCTGGTGGCCTTCCAAAACCAAAAGGACATCAACATGGACAAGAGCAGGTTCTCATTTCAGCCCCCCAACGCGTCGCTGCTGATTCACAGCCTGGACCAGACGATGGAGGGGGAGTACTGGCTCGcattttacatcacatttcCCAACGGATCCTTTGTTAGAGAGAACAATCCCGTCCGCATCATGGTCCATG TGCCCGTATCTGTCCCAGTCATCAAGAAGAGTCCCGCTACTGAAGTGGTGGAGGATAAAGAGAATGTGATGTGGATGTGCTCGGTGGAGAACGGGACCAGGGTGCGGTACCAGTGGTTCCAAGATGACAGACCCGTTCGCGCCGGGGCgcgacacacactctctcccgaCAACAGCAGCCTTGTCATAAGCCCCGTCAGAAAAGAGGACATTGGGGAGTACAGTTGTGTGGTGGAAAATTTCATCAGCAAAGAAACAAGCGCGCCAGTGGcactaaatattttct ATGGACCGTACAACCTGGCAGTCAAATCAGACCAAGGCCTGCAAACTGGGGGGGTCTTCACTGTCAATCCTGGAGAGCTGGTGTTCTTCGACTGCTTGGCAGACTCCAACCCCCCAAACAGCTGCGCCTGGATCTCCAAGACCAACAACGCCACCGAGGTCCTCATGACGGGTCCCCGCTTCGAGGTGACGTCCTACGAGCTGGCCCACACCGAGGAGTTCCTGTGCCGCGCCTTCAACAACGTCACACAGAAGCAGGACGAAACCGAGTTCACTCTGGTGGTGGCCAGCCTGGGCACCG GGAAGGAGAAACATTTCCAAGAAGGCAGCGCAGCGTCTCCGCTGACCGCCATTGTCATCGTCTCACTGATCGTCATCATCTGCATGCTGGTGGTTCTTTTCAGAAAGTCCTGCCATCCACACAGAG CAGATGGAGATCCCACAAGAAAGCACTGTGAAGAAGTGGATGAAGTAAAAATTGAGCGTCTGCCTCACTTCTTATTAACGGATATATCTCTTCGCTACCCAATTACACCTCTGCCACGGG TGATCATGAATATTTACAACAG GCCTCTAACTGACCAAAAGGGACCACACCTCTCAG GCCACGAGGACGCAACTGAAGACTTTGGAATCTATGAATTTGTGGCGATACCAGGAAGAGCAGAATCCACACTG GCATCCAACAGGTCCCTGGCAGGGCTGGAGTCCGCTCAGGATTTGCATACCACCATCTATGATGTTATAAAGCATGTTCCCGAAACGCCGTCGCAGAGCTTGCTgaagtaa
- the hepacam2 gene encoding HEPACAM family member 2 isoform X2, whose protein sequence is METFSSTFLPLLWTVTSLLSGTYCSPYVRVPTILHGTYGHSLLLPVEDFVHSEDVEIYFNWNFRGPTEDMPTLLVAFQNQKDINMDKSRFSFQPPNASLLIHSLDQTMEGEYWLAFYITFPNGSFVRENNPVRIMVHVPVSVPVIKKSPATEVVEDKENVMWMCSVENGTRVRYQWFQDDRPVRAGARHTLSPDNSSLVISPVRKEDIGEYSCVVENFISKETSAPVALNIFYGPYNLAVKSDQGLQTGGVFTVNPGELVFFDCLADSNPPNSCAWISKTNNATEVLMTGPRFEVTSYELAHTEEFLCRAFNNVTQKQDETEFTLVVASLGTGKEKHFQEGSAASPLTAIVIVSLIVIICMLVVLFRKSCHPHRVIMNIYNRPLTDQKGPHLSGHEDATEDFGIYEFVAIPGRAESTLASNRSLAGLESAQDLHTTIYDVIKHVPETPSQSLLK, encoded by the exons ATGGAGACCTTCAGCAGCACCTTCCTGCCACTGCTCTGGACAGTGACTTCCCTCCTCTCAG GCACCTACTGCTCCCCATATGTGAGGGTGCCCACTATTCTCCATGGCACGTATGGACATTCACTGCTCCTGCCCGTGGAAGATTTCGTCCACTCAGAAGACGTGGAGATCTATTTCAACTGGAACTTCCGCGGGCCAACCGAGGACATGCCCACACTGCTGGTGGCCTTCCAAAACCAAAAGGACATCAACATGGACAAGAGCAGGTTCTCATTTCAGCCCCCCAACGCGTCGCTGCTGATTCACAGCCTGGACCAGACGATGGAGGGGGAGTACTGGCTCGcattttacatcacatttcCCAACGGATCCTTTGTTAGAGAGAACAATCCCGTCCGCATCATGGTCCATG TGCCCGTATCTGTCCCAGTCATCAAGAAGAGTCCCGCTACTGAAGTGGTGGAGGATAAAGAGAATGTGATGTGGATGTGCTCGGTGGAGAACGGGACCAGGGTGCGGTACCAGTGGTTCCAAGATGACAGACCCGTTCGCGCCGGGGCgcgacacacactctctcccgaCAACAGCAGCCTTGTCATAAGCCCCGTCAGAAAAGAGGACATTGGGGAGTACAGTTGTGTGGTGGAAAATTTCATCAGCAAAGAAACAAGCGCGCCAGTGGcactaaatattttct ATGGACCGTACAACCTGGCAGTCAAATCAGACCAAGGCCTGCAAACTGGGGGGGTCTTCACTGTCAATCCTGGAGAGCTGGTGTTCTTCGACTGCTTGGCAGACTCCAACCCCCCAAACAGCTGCGCCTGGATCTCCAAGACCAACAACGCCACCGAGGTCCTCATGACGGGTCCCCGCTTCGAGGTGACGTCCTACGAGCTGGCCCACACCGAGGAGTTCCTGTGCCGCGCCTTCAACAACGTCACACAGAAGCAGGACGAAACCGAGTTCACTCTGGTGGTGGCCAGCCTGGGCACCG GGAAGGAGAAACATTTCCAAGAAGGCAGCGCAGCGTCTCCGCTGACCGCCATTGTCATCGTCTCACTGATCGTCATCATCTGCATGCTGGTGGTTCTTTTCAGAAAGTCCTGCCATCCACACAGAG TGATCATGAATATTTACAACAG GCCTCTAACTGACCAAAAGGGACCACACCTCTCAG GCCACGAGGACGCAACTGAAGACTTTGGAATCTATGAATTTGTGGCGATACCAGGAAGAGCAGAATCCACACTG GCATCCAACAGGTCCCTGGCAGGGCTGGAGTCCGCTCAGGATTTGCATACCACCATCTATGATGTTATAAAGCATGTTCCCGAAACGCCGTCGCAGAGCTTGCTgaagtaa